The sequence tttattttgcagtttttttaattttaggaaaaaatctaattaacgatatatatcaattttcaaccaaaaagtttactttttaactaattgaattaattttctattaaataattggtgttttaactaatacaatgtacaggataaagtttcaaccaaaaattgaatagttcaattttcaaattcaaattcagtatcacattttggttgaaaaatcatatttttggattaaaaattcagcttttttgtagatgatactctttttgactttaaaattaaataatttcgttaaaaatgcatgtattttgtttgaaatttgtcttttttttgtatatcattaattttcttggtcgaaaattcatgttattggttgagaatttaacaactttattgaaaatttattttatcgattaaaaaatttttttatctgaaaatgtaactattttaggattgattaaaaatgaatcgtttttatctggaaattgaactattcaatttttggttgaaactttatcctgtacattgtattagttaaaacaccaattatttgatagaaaattaatttaattagttaaaaagtaaactttttggttgaaaattgatatatattgttaattagattttttcctaaaattaaaaaaactgaaaaataaaaaaatttccttaaaatcttccggattcttttttttttaatttttaaaatgttttcaaatactcacttaaaaattatttgtcaaaataaaaaatcattttcaatgttcttaggaaTCACaacaatattacaatattattctgttgtttaaaaaaaagaggtagaaattctactaaatgaaactattaatttcaagacattaaaagttttaattgataaacatatttagttgaaatttaaaataattaattttttaaataaatatgatcgtacagcgttctcgcatttataattagcgatttggagtttttagatgtagagttaaatgttataggaataccgcctccctcacgattattaatttaagtaaacaataattcgtaaatttctatgtttgtgtaattaattatgaattaaatgaattataataaaacgataaaattatataataaaattattttttattcaattttttatataatattttatagaaatttatgtacatTACTATGTGTGTAAATTatatcccgattttttaaattgagaaacccataatttcaaaattgaaaaaatttatttttgaattttactcgagtggttgatcagaatatataaatattttgccttacatttatcaatttaaactaaaaggtcaggaattattggaaagtttcaaaaacatttatctcttaattgaactatttattgtcgcgggcacattctcaccgtgcgctgtgctcgtggctcgcaagtttgagcgcgcctggggcgcgcgtcttttgattcctgcgattcgcgctcagatatttattctttgcatttagaatgcttgaatgaaacgttatcaaaaacatctcttcaaatcgcagtatttatatgcgtgttcatattctgaattttttgcttcaataagtatagttaaagattaagtttctcaaagttctgtaggctttgaggtacacagtattatcgtgacactcgcgctgagcactcgttttttgacagacagttgtaaatttatattttctggaccaccttaaaataaacttaaaaaatacaatcctttNNNNNNNNNNNNNNNNNNNNNNNNNNNNNNNNNNNNNNNNNNNNNNNNNNNNNNNNNNNNNNNNNNNNNNNNNNNNNNNNNNNNNNNNNNNNNNNNNNNNATTTTTGCATGCCTccaggtgctgccctcttcaacttttcgatgtttctatggcaaccgcatcttttgcctacgtctacgggaggagtggggccaaggcgaaagccgaaccgaaagagccggtgattttctgtttctcgattctcgcgcttgccttcgccagccatatctatagctgactcggggctgtctattcacgccgaaaatattaaaattaatgagggcctaagattattatatttattattatgttaaaattaactgatttctttTACGCTTTCTTTCTGAAAAAGGGACactttcgagatagtaaataaatttaaaaagtaaataaattttaaattaattcagaatctagttaaatgaaaaagttaaattaattcctcattggaatacttcactgtataaatttatcctacatgcatttttaaatcctaaaatattttattattttttcgcataattaaagtataactgaagtaatatttacacttctctgtagtgtccaattgacaatttacatttaattccgaggaaaaatttaaggttttcactactcatttaattatttatcaaaattatattaaaattctgttttttgtttggttttgttttatttggaaactatttatgaaaataataaatcacgagtttaaacacttaaaacccctaattggataatttttctttgttattgcaaactttaaaaaaatccacttgaagaaataaataaaatcaaaaatttttccaatatatatacacgctatgccttacagctaataaaatccctcgtatcagttattatttaaaactcactttcaactgatttgaatgcaatatgaaacgctttaaattcttaagatttaaagtcgaaatatataatgaatttgcaacaaagaagattaattttcttaccaaaaaagacgattttttaacaaattccatgaattttcaaccaaatatttgaattttcaactcatgaAGAACCCATTTTTAATCAAgactagacaagttgcaatttaaaaaaaaaaataatttttaacataaaaaaccaaattttcaacaaaaaaaagttcaacttaattttctaccatattgttaaatcattaatcaaaatatactaatttagaacttaacaattgcatttttaataaaaggacgatgtaaaaaaaatcaagaaaattaattttcaaccaaaaagatgaattttcaacaaaacaaaagaatgttctaaaaaataattcaattttaaacttataaagtataaattttgaacaaaaatgtaaaattgcaaattttcagataaaaaattaatttcgaaaaaaacaaaaaacccaaaatgtcaagaaaattgttacatgttaaaaaaaagattaattttcaactaaatctagaaattaagttttcaacaaaagagtcacccccaaagatcaaggggagtccaaaaatatgaatctttaatgaaaaagttcaaattctaaccaagtcgtttaattttcaattaaagaagataaattgcgaaaaaaatagttaaatttttaaccaaagaaatgaattttccagcattgtattaatgatctaccaaaataagacgagctttcaacaaaatatattattttttaacaaaatttttgaattttaaagccgggaggagcaattttaaactagaaaatattaatttttaataaaaatatccatttaaataaaaaatgaaatgtttaccttgttagttaaaaaaaaattaattcttattttaaaaaacgaattttcaacaaaatagttacattttgaacaaaagagttcagcctaaaaataactttttatccgcagaagattaattttctaaaaatagaatagttacattttcgaccaaagagttgaatctaaaaccaaaagaataatttttttacaaagtagttcaacttttaaccaagcttctgaattcttaacgaaacaagatgactttttaacaaaatagtttcattttaacagaataataaaatttgcaactgaatactcgaatttttaaccaaacgagttgaatttcgaaccacaaatataatagtagactttctaccaagaaggatttaagcgaaaaaaaacttttcttccactgacccccaccaacccctgttcgaaccatagtttttagcatgcccccccccccccctccccatgcaattggtaattcagtttactgacgaccccttaaagtttcgatttttgtatttaattaaattatccttataatgtatactttaaaatttgtttagcataaaaatacacaacgaaaaatcgacaagactcagaaaacgaaattacaacaattaaacgaatgacagagaacaagtatatggagactatacttaagaaactttattttcaattttatttatattggataaaatatcaatattgcagagaaaagtaacagcgttttactttgaagaattcaaatgatttagaaactgaaactaataacaaaaattaaagggcctctaatttttctcattctcatcatttatgctTGTGataggataagaaaagaaaggtccgaaaagtccgaaaagaaaggacgagttcgataacagccattttggataaaaataaaaattttgggaccattttattatacttaaaatttttatttacggctataaatagtactcagaaggccaaacaatttatcttgatgactttctttttatacaaaaaaattctcagagttatagcattttccaaatttttaatatcaatcgaaaatcaaaattataagccaaacaacgtacgacatgaaaaaaagtaaagaaaagcattgcttttaaaagccctacaagattatcatacaaactttttggattttcttgtaaagttgaaaaatctaatttttttgcataaaaaataatgagatatgaaaaatcccattttgtggtcaaactatacaGGATacaaaagatgaatcaacaaaaattgtgatctcaaaaacgATCtataaattcgttaataatcacttcttgataggaggcgtacgttgtgttttattcgcgaaaaataaaattgaaaatataaataaaaactttgtgaaaaaatgatacaagttacgaaaaaaaaaataatttaacaataattatttacccgaaaaagagctaaaaatttgttatgaattacctTTTCACATGacatggtattaaaaataaacatgaaaaatttgtggaaaaacaacaaaaggtacaaaaacaaattgattgaaaaaagttattcgcccaaaaagtgatacaaatttgtattaatttattacattcttattatttatgatgcagaaagtattaaaattgcccgaaatttaacaccacaacattggttttgaaaaatgctacaaaatttctttaaaccacttttcaataggactcgtaattttgttttatcgtaagtaatatatgcagataatcgaaaattccaatatcacgcTAAAAGANNNNNNNNNNNNNNNNNNNNNNNNNNNNNNNNNNNNNNNNNNNNNNNNNNNNNNNNNNNNNNNNNNNNNNNNNNNNNNNNNNNNNNNNNNNNNNNNNNNNagctcttaaaaaatatatatgaccttgaacctgacgcgataaaggtcagcggacaccaggttcataatcagcaaccccaaaaacctataacatatttttaaaaaattgtttatcgttttttctcgattcgaccttcaaatgaccttgaacctgaagcgatagaattcaacggatgccagattcgtacttagcgactccaaaaacctataacgtatttttttggatttttttaccgttttctctcgatttgaccttccaatgaccttgaacctgacgcgataaaagtctaaggacgccagatttgtattcggcgaccccgaaaaccatagtaaacccgagctaacctcagaatacatgtttaagagtgtcaaatctctcgaaaatacagttggtgggtagtggtgtttcctatatttgtagggggggtgggggtggcgggtagtccgtttagcctgcaatcgactcgggatacttataagatactaccatgatttgttcagattttttggtccaaaaataaattaggccaaaaaccggccttaccgaccctccccctttatgattttttaagcgtccaattttttagttataagaaCATAATTTCCTGCAAAGAAAGCAGAGTTAttatattctttgtttgaaataattttaaatgcaaaatgatAAGACTTCTAATTTGTACAAATAGATTTAAACCTATGAGAAATTTAAACCTTGTTCATAAATAGAAAGGAggttgtaactattttgtttaatctttttgtataataaaaacagccaatattataaatatttgtaggACCTTTTAttaattgtacagtatttaataacactttaaaaattttaaattaaacagaacACTGCTCTACAGTTGCTTTAATTTTATCTCTAAGATATTTGACGCGTTCAACAACTTTTCGGTCTAATTCAAATTCTGTGTAGGGAATAGAAATAACGTGATAACCCGAAAGTCTCAGAAGTTCGCAATGGAAAAGAACTGGTCCTATAATCTGTTCATCTCCACGACAAAAGTCGTAATAACTTTGTGGTACTACCCCTAGCCTGGAAAGCAATttacttcaatttattgaaaaaagacatacaaataaaaaaatcagtagaAATATAATTACCTCAAGGCTTGTTTTTCCTTAGACTCGATTTGATTGACAAGTACTGGGTTGCACTTCTTATCTACATAGAATTCGGCATCTGtaacgattgaaaaatattttagtatttctaaaagaatacaatttttattaaccctgtgaataatatttaatttcaacttaCCTAACGCAAATCCCATTCCGGTATTGACGTTAGTTTTCAAACATCCATTGGTTGGTAATAATGCATGTAAGGAAGTTATGATTGCTTTTACAAATTCCAGTTTTTCTTTACTTCTCTCTAAGGTTACTTCAAGAACCCATGCATTTTCTTCGAAGAACTGACCTGAAATAATAACTGACTGATTAACAAGATACTTTTATATGTAATTATTCACGTAAGAAAATCTTACCTGTATCctgcttgaaaatcaattttgccACTGACAATATATTTAATAACTTTCGTTTCTTCGATTCGGAGACTTTTTGTACATCTGTGTGAAGAAACCATTTAATTATTCCAAGAATTTTGGAAAACTTTACATTCTAATGATAATTTCGATAAAATAACAGGGTTGTTACAATatccaaatttcaaaattccctgacttaaccTGAATTTTCCCggacaaattttcctttttccctgaccattataaatttttctttgagctATACATCAACCTTACGCCTAGGAGATCAATAATgttattgtaaaaaaagtttatttatcaaTTTGTCTTGAGCACATTTAGTGACAACAGCAGACTTCACAGCCAAAAATGATTGAAAGCATTTAGGGAAAATGTTGTGATTTTTCACGGTAATAGGGGCATAACAGGagaataaattgtataaaataaaattaatgaattggtaccatattgaattcaatatgaaacgctcaagatttaaaatcaaaatatattgtattttcaacgaaatagttaagttttcagccaataaatattaattttccaccaaaagagatgaattttcaacgaaagagttgagtttttatcctagaaatatcaattttcaaccaaatatttcaattaaaaaaaagattaaacttcaataaaTACAGTTGCAGTTTTAGCCAAATATCAAGCCAAAGGAcgattttttagaataaagttgaatattccacccaaaaaatgaatttttaataagaggtaagttcaatttttcatgaagtaGTTGATTatccatgaaaaaaaaattcagtcaaaaaagaaaaaaaatggcaagaaaattgtcacattttcaactcaagaagacgaattttcgacaaaatgagtgcattttcatccaaagaaaggaattttcaaccaaaatcatgaactttctaaacaaaatttttatttaaaaattcagtgcaAATTTagccaagtagtagaatttttagccaaaaaagattaattcaaaacgaaaaatataagtttttaattgaactaaaaaagagtataatttttaataacaaaatttgcattttcaaccaagaatcgtcctatttttatcgaaagagacgcattttcaaactataaagacgaattttcaacaaagcagtagaattttcaactgaaactgatttttcagataaaatagaaaaaaaatccaccttaaaattttaaatttttaacctaaaaaagccaattttctacaaaacagttaaattatcaagtcgaaaatatgaattttcaacaacaaaaaagtacactttttaagaaaatagtccaatttttcagccaaaaaggccAATTTACTATAAAACCGTTGGTTTAAccgttttcaacgaaatagtggacttttttacccaaaaagacgtattgtcaacaaaaaattgaattttaaggccaaaaaggccaattttctataaaacagttaaattatgaagtaaaacatatgcattttcaacaaaaaaaagtaattttttaagaaaatagtcaaatttttaagccaaaaaggccaatttactataaaacagttGGTTTAACccttttccacgaaatagttgacttttctacccgaaaagacgtattgtcaacaaaaaaatgaatttttaaggcgaaaaggccaattttctacaaaacagttaaattatcaagtaaaaaatatgaattttcaacgaaaaaaaagtaactttttaagaaaatagtcaaatttttaagccaaaaaggccaattttctacaaaacagttgaattattaatccgaaaacatgaactttcaacaaaaaggtaagtttttcacaaagaacttgaattttcaccaaaaaaagatgaactctcaacaaaaaatttaatagttgatttttaactcaaaatgttcagctttcaaccacaaatggaaaggttcaattttcagtttaaaaaattgatttgcaagaataaaattaattttcaacgaaatagttcaagtttctaccaataaaatgaatttttatcaaagtagttgaacattcgaccaaaaaagacgacgaaaaaatagaggaattttaaagaaaatgcttaaatttttaaatatatagtagaatttttaactgaaagagatgaaaaaaaaaattttatttccttagtGGTTTCCATTAATTCTGTTTGCATTTaggcgaaaaaaaaaacaagaaaagacGGAAATTTCGTAAAAACAGggggaaaaaatgaattctttaaaaaaagggcaAAAGATGAGAATAGGGAAATGAGTGTGAAGTCTGGAGAGCAGTCACacagaattttataaactttaatttcagcttattaaaaattccctgtacCTTTCACGATTCCCTGACTTTCCAGAATTTCCTGGCCTTTAGCATTCTTGAATaagataataattatatatactaACCAGATaatcttgatagaaaatttttgtcTAGCACTGACAACACTTGGGCTTCATTTGCCAGGTTTAAAACGACCAGCGCCCAGACAACATCCAACCAATCCTCTGCCCCAACCATGTCAGACTCTTTCAAATTATCAGCAAATTCCTGCaagtaaaaactttaattaatccCATTTTTATGCGTTTTATCTTTCTTAAAGGGGGCAAATATAAGAAAGTAATACTGAACCTTCAGTTTGTCCGTTTCGGTTAAAGGGCTGTAACCTACTACTGCTAACGTTACAAGGAAAGAACAAATTTCCTGTGGCCTAGCGGATTTCGAATTTTCTAACATCCACGCAGTTAattgaattaaaagattttcatttctGTACCTTAGAATTCCAATCGATTTCGAAAGTGAACCAATCACAGCACTgtgttttttatcagtttttgataTCTGAGAAACTAGACCTGAAgctattttttcgattaaaacctAAATTGAAGAATGGAAGgtgaaattattgtttatttgacTGGCGATTCTTTTATCTGAAAGtatctatgtattaaaaaatcttacaCCTAAACGAATTAGGTTATTGGAAATAAAACTTTATAGCAAAATTGTCTAAGTTCGATATTTACTTggattttcgatatttttcaaacAGATCTACAAACTGAGATTCAAACTTTAACATCCGATCTGAATTGAAACATTCAtgtgttcaaattttttcattacgtaattgttcaaataatatgTATGTTTTTCAACACTTTCTAGTACTCATATACTTTCAGAGAAAAAGAATATctaggtgaattaaaaaatatatattaaaaagacCTTAATAGAAGAAATCCACCAAGTAAAATTAAATGATATTACCTCATCGTAAAAATTCAAGACAGCCATGTTATAGAGAATATCAGATGCTATTTTGATATTGATCTCCCGATTGCTTTGAACAATATGATTTGCCAAAGACTGCAGCACTGGCACAACCCTCGATTTATGGAACGCTAATTTTGACATGATCTGTGAATAAAGTTGACGAAAAGTCAATAGacaatacaaaataattcagtttcattTACGAACCTGAACTGCATGATTAATTGACATGTTCGATTTCTCGGCAATTTTCTGGATCTCGTTCATGTCGAAGAAAAAccctaactttttttcataaagttgCTGGTTCGAATTTTGTATTTCTTGTTCTACAGTATCTGTCAGCTTCCCAACAGACTTTTTTCGTGGTTTTGTAGAAAGCTGAGAGCAAAGAGCTTTGTACCTATCATCTTGGTCAAAGTCAGTAATTTTAACTTTACCATGATTTACCAGATCAGAGAGTTTTgagatgatttttaaagaatatgc is a genomic window of Belonocnema kinseyi isolate 2016_QV_RU_SX_M_011 chromosome 8, B_treatae_v1, whole genome shotgun sequence containing:
- the LOC117178582 gene encoding FAST kinase domain-containing protein 4 — its product is MRSHTKIAPKRKTQGRPSHVKIDVQGLFADENGLKIVESLLSSVDPSKITPAYSLKIISKLSDLVNHGKVKITDFDQDDRYKALCSQLSTKPRKKSVGKLTDTVEQEIQNSNQQLYEKKLGFFFDMNEIQKIAEKSNMSINHAVQIMSKLAFHKSRVVPVLQSLANHIVQSNREINIKIASDILYNMAVLNFYDEVLIEKIASGLVSQISKTDKKHSAVIGSLSKSIGILRYRNENLLIQLTAWMLENSKSARPQEICSFLVTLAVVGYSPLTETDKLKEFADNLKESDMVGAEDWLDVVWALVVLNLANEAQVLSVLDKNFLSRLSDVQKVSESKKRKLLNILSVAKLIFKQDTGQFFEENAWVLEVTLERSKEKLEFVKAIITSLHALLPTNGCLKTNVNTGMGFALDAEFYVDKKCNPVLVNQIESKEKQALRLGVVPQSYYDFCRGDEQIIGPVLFHCELLRLSGYHVISIPYTEFELDRKVVERVKYLRDKIKATVEQCSV